One Patescibacteria group bacterium genomic window, TAATTTATTCTTTACTCTTACTTTCTGAAATCATATTTTCTGTGCTTTTATTGTTATAAAAGCAGCATGACGCTGATCAATTGATGACAATAATTTTGCAAGATAATTTGGCATAGGATAATATCCCGAGGCTTTAGAAGCTTGCACTTTAAAACCATGTTTTTCAAATATATCTTTTAATCCTTGATATCCCAAAACCCTAGTATGTTGAAAGACCTTTATTTTTCGCATTTCTTTCCCTTTTTGGGAGCTTTGATGTAAAGCAAGTGGATTTCCAATAACACCCTTTACGCTTATATTTGTAATAGAAAATGGTTGAAATCCTAAAAATAAAGCAAAAATATTATGCCAACTGGATAAATTTTCTGTGGAGCAAATGAAATATCCTCCTTTGCGCAAGATCCTAAAGCTCTCACACATAAAATTATCTAAATTATGGATATGTTCTATCACTTGATTGCTAATTAAGATGTCAAAAATTGAATCTACAAATGGAAAATTATAATCTAAATTCGATTCTATAATCTTTATACCCGCTTCTTTAGCTTTTTTGTATCTATCTTTTATTATGTCTATTCCAAAAATATTCTTTGTTGATGCTCTTTCAGCAACGAGCTTTGTTAAATCACCAGTATCGCACCCTAAATCCAAAATTTTTGCATTGGGATTAAAATCTATAAATTCGAGAATATCTTTAATACATTTGGAGGAAGCATTAATAACAAGCGATTGTAACCAATCTTTAAATATCACTAAATTATAATCCTT contains:
- a CDS encoding methyltransferase domain-containing protein, translated to MIFKDWLQSLVINASSKCIKDILEFIDFNPNAKILDLGCDTGDLTKLVAERASTKNIFGIDIIKDRYKKAKEAGIKIIESNLDYNFPFVDSIFDILISNQVIEHIHNLDNFMCESFRILRKGGYFICSTENLSSWHNIFALFLGFQPFSITNISVKGVIGNPLALHQSSQKGKEMRKIKVFQHTRVLGYQGLKDIFEKHGFKVQASKASGYYPMPNYLAKLLSSIDQRHAAFITIKAQKI